From a single Pelodiscus sinensis isolate JC-2024 chromosome 4, ASM4963464v1, whole genome shotgun sequence genomic region:
- the LOC142829313 gene encoding uncharacterized protein LOC142829313, producing the protein MEPELPLGRRWPHTTILQLLLHLRETIMRLLPELDPDQRDEGFPRPAATLPLPPNFFVDRRVWRFDTSSEWWDRLVMEIWDDQDWLRNFRMRKTTFQELCTWLAPALQRQDTHLRPAIPLEKRVAIALWKLATPDSYRSVGHQFGVGRSTVGAVLMEVVRAINSELLNRLICLPDLDSVMAGFAALGFPNCGGVLDGTHIAIRGG; encoded by the exons atggagccagagctgcccctgggcaggcgatggccccacaccaccatactgcagctgttgctgcatcttcgtgagacaatcatgaggctccttcccgagctggacccagaccagagggacgaggggttcccccgtccagcagccacactgcccttgcctccgaactttttcgtggacaggcgtgtttggaggtttgacaccagctctgaatggtgggaccggctcgtgatggagatctgggatgaccaagactggctacggaacttccgcatgagaaagaccactttccaggagctctgtacctggctcgcccctgctctgcaacggcaagacacccacctgcggcccgccatccccctggaaaagagggtcgccattgccctctggaagctggcaacccccgacagctaccgctccgtgggacaccaatttggcgtggggagatctactgtcggggccgtcttgatggag gtggtgagggccatcaattcggagctgctcaacaggctcatctgtctaccggatctggacagcgtcatggccggctttgctgccctcggcttccccaattgcggaggagtgctcgatgggacacacattgccatcc GTGGTGGAtga